Part of the Gammaproteobacteria bacterium genome, TTCAACCTTGCAGGACACAACACTCTACACGGGTAAGGTCATCGAGGTTCGCAGGGAAACGGTGCGGTTCCCGGATGGCCGGTGCTTCCCCCTGGAGGTCGTGCGCCATCCGGGAGGGGCCGCCGTCGTCGCTCTGGACGATGAAGATCGGGTCTGTCTTGTCCACCAGTACCGTCACGTCACCGGGGGATTCCTGTGGGAACTGCCTGCCGGCAGGCGCACGCCAGGCGAGGATCCCGAACTCACCGTAAGGCGCGAACTGCGCGAGGAGGGAGGCGCAGAGGCGAGTCGCTGGAGATCGCTGGGATCGCTGGCCAGCTCGCCCGGTGTGTTCTCAGAAATTATCCACCTTTTTCTGGCGCGCGACCTGACGCCCGTGGACCGGGCGCTGGAGGACGAGGAGTTCCTGGAAACCCACTGGGTACCTTTCCAGGAGGCACTCGACTGGGCGGCCAATGGCCGCATCTCGGATGCGAAGACCCTGGCGGGACTGTTTCGGGCACGCGAAGCGCTTCGCGCCTCGTCCGGATGAAGCGCAGGTTCCCGCCGGGGATGACCGTGGCCGCTACCGGCTAATCGTAGCGCCTCGTGTGGTTATACTCCTCGAACGTCACGGCAACGGGCTAACGGGCGCGGAATAATGAAGATAGGCGTCGCGAAGGAAATCAAGGACAAAGAGAGTCGAATCGCCCTGACTCCGGAAGGCGCCCGCAGACTGGCCAGCGCGGGCCACGAGGTACGGGTCGAATGCGGGGCCGGCGTCGGTTCAGGGTTTCCTGACGAAGAATATGTCTCGGCCGGCGCGAAGATCACCGATACGTCAACCGCCTGGGATTCCGACATCGTGCTGAAAGTCAAGGAACCCATGCCGTCCGAATACGGGCATCTGCAGGGCCAGATCGTGTTTACCTATTTCCACCTCGCAGGCGTACCACGCGCCCTGACCGAGGCGTTGTTGCGCAGCAGCACGACCTCGATCGCCTATGAAACGGTCGAGGACAGCTCCGGAAGGCTGCCGTTGCTGGCGCCGATGAGCGCCATCGCGGGAAACATGGCGACGCTGATGGGGGCCTACTACCTCGCCCGATTCAACCGCGGACGGGGAGTACAGCTCGGCCGCATCATGGGTGAACCCCACGGGAAGGTCGTTATCATCGGAGACGGGGTCGTCGGACGCCACGCCGCGGCGACCGCCGCAGGGTTGGGCGCGACAGTCCATGTAGCAGGCGAGTTCGCCGACCGGGAATCCAAACTCAAGCGTGAGGTGTCCCCCGATCTGCACTTCCTGATCTCGACACCGGAGACCATCGCCCGCGAGATCCGCGACACGGACCTCCTCGTCGGTGCCGTCCTCGTTCATGGGGCCAAGGCACCTCACGTCGTCACCGAATCCATGGTCCGGGAGATGCCGACCGGCGCGGTCATCGTCGATGTAAGTATCGATCAGGGAGGGTGCATCGAGACCTCTCGACCCACCTCCCACTCCGACCCCGTTTACGAACGTCACGGTGTCATCCACTACTGCGTCACGAACATGCCGGGGGCCTATCCGAGGACCTCCACGATCGCGCTCGGAAACGCCACGTTCCCTTACGTTTCCCGACTCGCGGACCAGGGACTGGGCGGCGTCGCCTCTGACCCCGGATTCCTCCGGGGCCTCAACACCTATCGGGGCTATATCACCTGCGAACCGGTGGCGGAAGCCCTGGACATGAAACCGCGATACCACCCGGTGACGGACTTCTCGTTCCAGTAACGACCCTGGCGGCGACCTCCGGTTCCGTCTCGCGGAG contains:
- a CDS encoding NUDIX hydrolase, whose amino-acid sequence is MDSTLQDTTLYTGKVIEVRRETVRFPDGRCFPLEVVRHPGGAAVVALDDEDRVCLVHQYRHVTGGFLWELPAGRRTPGEDPELTVRRELREEGGAEASRWRSLGSLASSPGVFSEIIHLFLARDLTPVDRALEDEEFLETHWVPFQEALDWAANGRISDAKTLAGLFRAREALRASSG
- the ald gene encoding alanine dehydrogenase gives rise to the protein MKIGVAKEIKDKESRIALTPEGARRLASAGHEVRVECGAGVGSGFPDEEYVSAGAKITDTSTAWDSDIVLKVKEPMPSEYGHLQGQIVFTYFHLAGVPRALTEALLRSSTTSIAYETVEDSSGRLPLLAPMSAIAGNMATLMGAYYLARFNRGRGVQLGRIMGEPHGKVVIIGDGVVGRHAAATAAGLGATVHVAGEFADRESKLKREVSPDLHFLISTPETIAREIRDTDLLVGAVLVHGAKAPHVVTESMVREMPTGAVIVDVSIDQGGCIETSRPTSHSDPVYERHGVIHYCVTNMPGAYPRTSTIALGNATFPYVSRLADQGLGGVASDPGFLRGLNTYRGYITCEPVAEALDMKPRYHPVTDFSFQ